A region of the Amycolatopsis sp. cg13 genome:
CGGGTTCTACCTGATCACCGAGGCAGTCGGCGGCGTTCCGGTGTGCCTGAACCACGCGACGTCGGACAAGGACTCCGGGGCAAACTTCCGCCGCGGCGTGCAGACGGTCAGCGGCGGCGAGGCGCTGTCCTTCGTGCGCCAGCGCAAGAACCTGCCGAACGGCGACCTGGACCGGATCAAGCGGCAGCAGGCGTTCCTGTCCTCGGCGATGCGCAAGGTGCTGTCCGCGGGCACGCTCGCCAGCCCGAGCACGCTGAACAGCCTGATGGACGCGGTGCACCGGTCGTTCGTCCTCGACGACAGCCTCGACGTGCTCGAATTCGCCCAGCAGGTCAAGGGCGTCGCGTCCGGCGACCTGACCTTCGCGACGATCCCGGTGATCACCACGAACGGCCGCAGCGAGGACGGGCAGAGCATCGTCGAGGTCGACCCGGCCGCGGTGCAGAAGTTCGTGGCCGGGCTGGCCGGACGCACCGCCCCCGGCGCCACGGGAGGCAACGGGGGCGGCGGCGCGGCGGCCGGGGCGGTGCCGCAGGGCCTTGATTCCGGAATCCCGGGCGTGCCCTGCGTCGACTGACGCCGCGACTAGCCTGAGTGCATGAGCGAGCTTGCGAGCGAATCATTCAACACTGCGCCTTCGGCTCATGCCGCGCCGAGCGCTAGCGAGGCGGGCGCATGAGCCTCACCGAGCAGCTGCTGCGCCCGCTTCTGGCCTCGCCGGCGAAACCGCTGATCACGCACTACGACGACCGGCTCGGCAGCCGGGTCGAGCTGTCCGTGGCGACGATGCAGAACTGGGCCGCGAAAACGGCGAACTGGCTGGTCGACGAGTTCGACGTCGAGCCGGGCGACGCCGTCGCGGTGCGGCTGCCCGCGCATTGGCAGACCGCGGGCGTGCTGCTCGGCGCGTGGTGGTGCGGGGCGCGAGTGGTCGCGGAGACCGAGGGTGCGCGAGTGGTGTTCACCAGCCCGGACGAGGAGATCGACGCCCCGGCCGTCGCGGTGGTGTCGCTCGACCCGATGGGCCGCGGCCTGTCGACGCCGCCGTCCGGCGGAGCGCTCGACTACCTTTCCGAGGCCCGGATGTCCGGCGACCAGTTCTTCCCGATGCAGCCTGCCACCGGCGACACCCCGGCGCTCGGTTCCTCCACGGTGGACGAAGTGTGGGCGGAAGCCACTGCCCGCGCGGCAAAACTCGGCCTGACCGCGGCCGACCGAGTTTTGTCCACGATGGACTGGACGGTGCCGGACGGCGTCCTCGACGGCTTGCTCGTCCCGCTCGCCGCCAGCGCGCACCTGGTCCAGGTGACGAACGCCGATCCGGCGAAACTGTCCGCCCGTCGCGAGGCCGAACGCACCACCGCCGACCTGACCGCGTGAGTGCTGACCACCCGGCCAGCACTCCACGCGGTGGTCAGGCGGTCTGCAGCTCGTTCGCGCCTTCGCGGCGACGCCGGAACAACACGTGGTCCAGGGAAAG
Encoded here:
- a CDS encoding TIGR03089 family protein, whose amino-acid sequence is MSLTEQLLRPLLASPAKPLITHYDDRLGSRVELSVATMQNWAAKTANWLVDEFDVEPGDAVAVRLPAHWQTAGVLLGAWWCGARVVAETEGARVVFTSPDEEIDAPAVAVVSLDPMGRGLSTPPSGGALDYLSEARMSGDQFFPMQPATGDTPALGSSTVDEVWAEATARAAKLGLTAADRVLSTMDWTVPDGVLDGLLVPLAASAHLVQVTNADPAKLSARREAERTTADLTA